The sequence below is a genomic window from Corynebacterium afermentans subsp. afermentans.
AGGAGTAAGCCATCAGTATTTGAACTCAAACCACTAGAAATGTCGCGGATATTCTGCACCGTTGGAGCAATGTTGCGCCGGTTCGTAACCCATCGTTCAATTTGGCGTGTGAGAAATGCTGATCCCGTTGCCATCCATAGCACTTCGAGGTAAGCCGAAAAAAGCGCTAGTAGGTGGGTTGGTCCCTTTCTCGATATCACATAACCAACCACTCGCCGAAGGATGATTGTGACACCTACGAGCACCACTAAAACAGTCAGATCATTGATGAACGAGCGCGAGGTATCGGCATCATAGCCTCGGTTGATGATTTCTGTTGTGGTCGCTGCGTAGCGGAATGACGTTAGATCGTCACCAAGCATTCCATGCGTTGAATACGCGCCCAAGAATGGCACGAGGAGAGTGCCGACCGAGAGCCAATAAGACTGGCTTGCTTGCCGGGGTGGGGACCACGAATCGTTTCCCAGGTGGAAAAGCGAGGGTTGGACGAACCAAAAAGCAAAAATCATCGATGCCATCACGCATGCTGGTGCGAGGGGCATGATTAGCATCGCTGCGAGCGAACTGAACGACGAGACGCCGACCGCGATCCAGATGACAGCTTGGCGTCCGGCAAGGCCCAAGCAGACTGCGGTGATTAGTTGGGGCAGGTGGCGCCAGAGTAAACGCAGCGCTTGAGAGGGGATGGCGAAGACTTCGACGACTGACCTTCGAATCGGCGAATCTGGATACGCGATTTCGCGCTGACGCATAAAAGTAGTGTATCGGCGTTCTACTTCACGTGGGCGCCGCGGGCCGCGCGGATGATCTCTACCCCGCCCATGAAGGCCAAGCCGCGCACGCGGATCACCGGGGCGTCGGCGGGGAGGTCGGCGAGGGGGAGAGTGCAGGATTCGTGGTCACGGGCCTCGAATCCGCCCATGAGGCTTGCGCCGTTGTCGATGACGCGGACGTCCTCCGGCACGATGATCTCCACCCCGCCCATCAGCGTGACGGCGTTGATGACGGTCTCCTGGGCAGCGAGGCGAGCCTCGCGCAGGTCGATGGTGTTTCCACCCATCACCGCCACGGAGGTGTGCATCGGGGCGACGAGCCACTGGCCCATGCGGTCGCTACCACCCATGAGCGATAGGGAAAAGGCGCTCCCACCGTCCTCGCCCGTGACGTAACCGCGAGACGCGGGTGCAGATGCAGAGGGGGTCGCGGGGGAGAGGTCGTCCACCAGCGCCGGCAGCTCGTCTGAGTAGGTAGCGGCGTACAGGGCGCGGGAGCGTTCGTAGAACTCGGAGACGCTCAGCTGCCCGTCGGCGAAGGCGTCCTGGAGGCGGGTGGCTATGTCGTTGCGCTGGGAACCGGATAGGCGGGTGCGGGGAGGATTTGGCTCGCTCATGGCTATAAGGGTAGAGGGGCGGAGCTGACGTCGATAAGCGATTTGCTTGTGATATGTGGCGTGATGTAGTTTTGACGAGGTTTCGCCCGTACCATGCGGTGCGAAGTACTACGAACTCCGAGCGACTCGTTCACACGGCAGTTCATGCAATCGGCAGGGCCCCGAAGAAGAGCCCCCATTTTTGCATGTATGGCCGGGTGTGAGCGGGAAGCGCTAACAGAAAGAGCGTGAATGCCTACTATTCAGCAGCTGGTCCGCAAGGGCCGCCACGATAAGTCCACCAAGGTGGCAACCGCTGCGCTGAAGGGTTCCCCGCAGCGCCGCGGCGTGTGCACCCGCGTGTACACCACCACTCCGAAGAAGCCGAACTCTGCTCTGCGTAAGGTCGCCCGTGTGCGCCTGACCTCCGGCATCGAGGTTTCCGCATACATCCCGGGCGAGGGCCACAACCTGCAGGAGCACTCCATGGTGCTCGTGCGCGGCGGTCGTGTGAAGGACCTGCCGGGTGTGCGCTACAAGATTGTCCGCGGCGCTCTGGATACCCAGGGTGTGAAGGACCGCAAGCAGGCTCGCTCCCGTTACGGCGCAAAGAAGGGACAGTAATCAATGCGTAAGCAGCAAGCACCGAAGCGTCCCGTCGTTAAGGATCCGGTTTACAATTCCGAGCTGGTCACCATGCTCGTGAACAAGATCCTGCGGGACGGCAAGAAGGCCACCGCAGAGCGCATCGTCTACGGCGCTCTCGAGCAGTGCCGCGAGAAGACCGGCACCGATCCGGTTGGCACCCTGGAAAAGGCAATCGGCAACATCCGCCCGGACCTCGAGGTTCGTTCCCGCCGTGTCGGTGGCGCGACCTACCAGGTGCCGGTGGACGTCAAGCCGGCCCGCTCCACCACCCTCGCCCTGCGTTGGCTGGTCACCTTCACCCGCCAGCGTCGCGAGAACTCCATGATGGAGCGCCTCGCCAACGAGATCCTGGATGCTTCCAACGGTCTCGGCGCCTCCGTGAAGCGCCGCGAGGACACCCACAAGATGGCCGAGGCCAACCGCGCTTTCGCCCACTACCGCTGGTAATCGCTGGAGCAAGGCGACGCATGGACACCCGGAA
It includes:
- a CDS encoding DUF1707 SHOCT-like domain-containing protein, with amino-acid sequence MSEPNPPRTRLSGSQRNDIATRLQDAFADGQLSVSEFYERSRALYAATYSDELPALVDDLSPATPSASAPASRGYVTGEDGGSAFSLSLMGGSDRMGQWLVAPMHTSVAVMGGNTIDLREARLAAQETVINAVTLMGGVEIIVPEDVRVIDNGASLMGGFEARDHESCTLPLADLPADAPVIRVRGLAFMGGVEIIRAARGAHVK
- the rpsL gene encoding 30S ribosomal protein S12, with protein sequence MPTIQQLVRKGRHDKSTKVATAALKGSPQRRGVCTRVYTTTPKKPNSALRKVARVRLTSGIEVSAYIPGEGHNLQEHSMVLVRGGRVKDLPGVRYKIVRGALDTQGVKDRKQARSRYGAKKGQ
- the rpsG gene encoding 30S ribosomal protein S7, which encodes MRKQQAPKRPVVKDPVYNSELVTMLVNKILRDGKKATAERIVYGALEQCREKTGTDPVGTLEKAIGNIRPDLEVRSRRVGGATYQVPVDVKPARSTTLALRWLVTFTRQRRENSMMERLANEILDASNGLGASVKRREDTHKMAEANRAFAHYRW